From the Esox lucius isolate fEsoLuc1 chromosome 21, fEsoLuc1.pri, whole genome shotgun sequence genome, one window contains:
- the LOC105019564 gene encoding nebulin isoform X5: MSMEMVTSMEEISTERVSLMEETSERTVTSMEETSEKTASTTEETSEKMVTSMEEISTERVTLMDGTLEKTVSLMEETSEKMVNLMGEASERTVSPTEVVSGKMHSGETEAVERSTGRVTWMEGTSEEPVPGEATVTNCGTGGETEESAAELNSHIPSLEVARRCSVLASDASAAKPVLPEPGFARRCSVLASNVKYKEDYEKSKAHNLYVPDADFQHAKNVSSFISETKYKEEGKLETSMSLHSVLPETMATQHAREASELQSEVRYRENAKAERSTSFYSLLPETLETQLAKEHTDMLSERMYREEGKREISNSLYSSIQDTPEMQLSKTVKEFQSETKYREAGKRRLSTSAYCLLPETIEIQHAKEASQLQSEIKYKEESKGPQSSLYSQLTWTPEMQFAKNTSEMLSENKYKDSGRRDTSSSIYSHLQETSETQFAKAMSELQSETKYKEAGKKGASSSLYSTLPETLDTVHAKDVAQILSEIKYKEDRKENSSSLYSLLPETPETQFAKEVSDFQSEHKYKEEGKQTISKSLYSLLPETTDIQLAKQMSEILSETKYKEAGKKQVSTSLYSLLPETKDIQHAKEASQLQSEIKYKECGKKDISASLYSVLPETTDIQFAREMTEMQSENKYKEEGKRRISTCVYSQLPETPETQFVKAVSELQSEMKYKESGKKQVSSSLYSTLPETLETQHAKEASLLQSELKYKEGLKKNLSSSVYSTLPETIDTLFAKRQSAMRSQVKYKEDTKENSFNLYSLLPETTETQFAKQMSDMQSETKYKESGKKEISTSLYSTLPETLETQHAKEASQLQSELKYKDEKVSSGSAYSQLPETMETVRARELTELQSEIKYKERDKKNISTSLYSLLPETTEIHLAREMTELQSKNKYKEEGKRGISTCVYSQLSETPETQFVKAVSELQSELKYKGAGKKERSTSLYATLPETLETQHAKEASQLQSELKYKAGLKKSLSSNVYSTLHETIDTHFAKQQSAMQSENKYKEDTKENSFNLYSLLPETAETQFAKQMSDMQSEAKYKISGKKEASTSLYSTLPETLETQHAKEASQLQSELKYKDEKVSSGSAYSQLPETMETVRARELTELQSEIKYKERGKKDISASLYTLLPETREIQFAREMSELQSQNKYKKEGKRGISTCVYSQLPETPETQFVKAVSELQSETKYKETGKKELSTSLYSTLPETMETQHAKEASQVQSELMYKKGLKMDTSLSLYSTLPETIETNFAKRQSAMQSENKYKEDTKENSFNLYSLLPETTETQFAKQMSELQSETKYKEAGKKENSTSLYATLPETLETQHAKEASQLQSELKYKDEKVSSGSAYSHLPETMEIARARELTELQSELKYKESGKKSISQSVYSVLADTMETQFVKNVSELQSQTKYKKAGKNNAKTLYSVMPETLETQHAKQVSQLQSQLKYKEDGRKEMSSSLYSVLPETVESQLAKENSEMLSERRYKKGCKNEISSSLYSLLPETADTQFAKQMSELQSEVNYKKDTQELRDTFYAQLPETMETLFAKEMSQEISQAKYKEAGKQQFTSSLYSKLPETLETQHAKEASQLQSENKYKEGWKKDISTSLYSQLPDTKEIQFARALTELQSENKYKEDSKKTLSTSVYSQLVETKEIEFVKAVSELQSENKYKEEGKKQVFSSLYATLPETMETQHAKEASQLQSEHKYKEGGKKDMSGSLYSLLPETTETRLAKEHCDIYSQVKYKEDAVKEHCTNLYSLLPETTDTEFAKRQSEFLSEQNYKSDTQDLSGCLYALLPETMETKFAKEMSLEISQSKYKEAGKKEASTSLYSTLPETLETQHAKEASQLQSETKYKESGKVIQSTSLYSQLPQTAEIQFAAKVSDLQSENKYKKDGKKRISTCLYSQLPETNETQFVKAVSELQSETKYKKAGRKEASSCLYALLPETMETQHAKEASQLQSENKYKGGVKKKENATCLYSQLPETTEIEFAKTMTERQSENKYKQKSKQEVSSSIFSQLPETKEIEFAKQISEMQSENKYKEAGRKEMANSLYSLMPQTSEIQHAKELSHLYSEKSYKEEVRKDSGHSLYSQMPQTIETAFAKEVARHQSDKLYKEKYNAEKGKSSYITMETLPEVSHAMDINKQQSEVNYRTGRKDLHSFTTLADRPDILKAKQATELASDVAYRRKTKPEIYVDVLGRSDIEHAKVASKLASQVQYKEKFEKEFKGQKPQYNPSECVSFKHTQAANTLASQVKYKTNQNQVTEGSPDLPNLLHLEHVLHASKLQSNVEYKKKYELSKGHYHDALDTAEQLHHRQNAVLHSQVKYKEEYERNKGRSQMEFVDTQSYRVSKEAQKIQSEREYRKEYDEHIRGKALVDADLTPGYLTARHASNVLSEKEYRREGLEVKERGLSGLGLEDTPDLIRAKNASHILSEKEYRKDLENEIVGKGMEISGDVLEMQRAKKATELTSQASYKQTAQLREHSYGAVTDTPELLHAAYLKDVYSQKKYKDEAEKMRGSYGFDGTEMERVKNNQRNISSCRYTWDSKLHRSLVSSVTDTPEIILARENTKKISDVKYREGVGSGTPVMETLDMERVRRNQENISSCRYTWDSKLHRSLMSSVTDTPEIILARENTKKISDVKYREGVGSGTPVMETLDMERVRRNQENISSVKYKKPLQSSSVGVTPELERVRQNQDNVSSVKYQRGLKELQGRSCTELDTPEMRRVRKSQNDISMAKYHEDFERTRGRGCGPLMEDPNMERMRHRNHQTISEAAYRGVHPQVVEMDRRPGGIIVDGSSILNSTHLAQDYLKVWRTDPGSIFDFDPVEDNIQSKSLHRLSERVSHLPRQRSQQSLPSQAQSVCSLASASDLWDKSLSDFSSGSALPPQDRAPVLPGAYHQNPQQQQGYGYMHQTSMSSVRSVQSPPSVTMKVYRALYDYAAQDHDEVSFRDGDIIVNAQPIDEGWMYGTVQRTGKSGMLPANYVECFN, from the exons ATGTCAATGGAAATGGTCACCTCGATGGAAGAAATATCAACGGAAAGGGTCTCCTTGATGGAAGAAACATCAGAGAGAACAGTCACCTCGATGGAAGAAACGTCTGAGAAAACTGCCTCTACGACAGAAGAAACATCTGAGAAAATGGTCACCTCGATGGAAGAAATATCGACGGAAAGGGTCACCTTGATGGATGGAACATTGGAAAAAACAGTCTCCTTGATGGAAGAAACGTCTGAGAAAATGGTCAACTTGATGGGAGAAGCGTCAGAGAGAACAGTTAGCCCGACAGAAGTGGTGTCAGGCAAAATGCATTCTGGGGAAACCGAGGCGGTCGAACGTAGCACAGGAAGAGTCACTTGGATGGAAGGAACGTCGGAGGAACCGGTACCTGGAGAAGCAACCGTCACCAACTGTGGCACAGGAGGAGAAACCGAG GAGTCGGCTGCTGAGCTGAATTCGCACATACCCAGTTTGGAAGTTGCCAGGAGGTGCAGTGTTCTGGCGAGCGAC GCGTCTGCTGCTAAGCCTGTTCTCCCGGAACCCGGCTTCGCCAGGAGGTGCAGCGTTCTGGCAAGCAAC GTGAAGTACAAGGAGGACTATGAGAAATCCAAAGCTCACAACCTCTATGTTCCTGATGCTGATTTTCAACATGCTAAAAACGTCAGCTCCTTCATTTCAGAG ACAAAGTACAAGGAGGAGGGGAAGTTGGAAACGTCCATGTCTCTTCACTCAGTGCTTCCAGAAACAATGGCCACCCAGCATGCCAGAGAAGCCTCTGAGCTACAGAGTGAG GTCAGGTATCGAGAGAATGCAAAGGCAGAGAGATCCACTTCCTTCTACTCACTGCTCCCAGAGACCCTAGAGACTCAGTTGGCGAAAGAGCATACAGATATGCTGAGTGAG AGAATGTACAGGGAGGAGGGGAAAAGGGAGATTTCCAACAGCCTGTATTCGTCAATTCAAGACACCCCTGAGATGCAGCTCTCTAAAACAGTCAAGGAGTTCCAGAGTGAG ACCAAGTACCGTGAGGCTGGGAAGAGGAGGCTCTCTACCTCTGCGTACTGCCTGCTCCCGGAGACCATAGAGATTCAGCATGCTAAAGAGGCCTCCCAGCTACAGAGTGAG ATAAAATACAAAGAAGAAAGCAAAGGTCCTCAGTCATCACTCTACTCCCAACTTACATGGACCCCAGAGATGCAGTTTGCCAAAAACACGAGTGAAATGCTGAGCGAG AACAAATACAAGGATAGTGGCAGAAGGGACACCTCCAGTTCCATTTATTCTCATCTCCAGGAGACCAGTGAAACCCAGTTCGCTAAAGCCATGTCAGAACTTCAGAGTGAG ACGAAGTACAAAGAAGCGGGAAAGAAGGGAGCCTCTAGTTCTCTCTATTCCACCTTACCAGAGACTTTGGACACAGTTCATGCCAAAGACGTTGCCCAGATCCTTAGCGAG atAAAGTATAAAGAAGATCGGAAAGAGAACTCCTCCAGCCTTTATTCTCTGCTCCCGGAGACGCCAGAGACTCAGTTTGCAAAAGAGGTCTCAGATTTCCAGAGTGAG CACAAGTATAAAGAAGAGGGAAAGCAGACAATTTCGAAAAGCCTCTACTCTCTGCTACCTGAGACCACAGATATCCAGTTGGCCAAGCAGATGTCTGAAATACTGAGCGAG ACCAAGTACAAGGAAGCAGGCAAAAAGCAGGTGTCTACATCATTGTACTCTTTGCTACCAGAGACCAAGGACATCCAGCATGCCAAGGAAGCATCACAGTTACAGAGTGAG ATCAAATACAAGGAGTGTGGAAAGAAGGACATTTCAGCATCCCTGTACTCTGTACTCCCAGAAACCACAGACATCCAGTTTGCCAGAGAAATGACGGAAATGCAGAGCGAG aataaatacaaagaaGAAGGAAAAAGGCGTATCTCCACGTGTGTTTACTCTCAGCTACCAGAAACCCCCGAGACTCAGTTTGTCAAAGCCGTATCTGAACTCCAGAGTGAG ATGAAATACAAAGAAAGTGGAAAGAAGCAAGTATCCAGCTCTCTCTACTCCACTTTACCAGAAACACTGGAGACCCAGCATGCCAAAGAGGCATCTCTGCTTCAGAGTGAG CTGAAGTACAAGGAAGGACTGAAAAAGAACTTGTCCTCCAGTGTTTATTCTACTCTGCCCGAAACTATTGATACTCTTTTTGCAAAACGACAGTCAGCTATGCGGAGCCAG GTCAAGTATAAAGAAGATACTAAGGAGAACTCCTTCAACCTCTACTCTTTACTGCCTGagacaacagaaacacagtTTGCAAAGCAGATGTCAGACATGCAGAGTGag ACAAAATACAAGGAATCAGGCAAAAAAGAGATATCTACATCTCTCTACTCCACCTTACCAGAGACTTTGGAGACCCAACACGCCAAAGAGGCTTCGCAGCTACAGAGTGAG CTCAAGTACAAAGATGAGAAAGTCTCCTCTGGTTCAGCCTACTCTCAGCTTCCTGAGACGATGGAGACAGTGAGAGCTCGGGAGCTCACGGAGTTGCAGAGCGAG ATCAAATATAAAGAGAGGGACAAAAAGAACATCTCAACATCCCTGTACTCCTTACTCCCAGAGACCACAGAGATCCACTTGGCTAGAGAAATGACAGAGCTACAGAGCAAG aataaatacaaagaaGAAGGAAAAAGGGGTATCTCCACATGTGTCTACTCTCAGCTATCAGAAACCCCTGAGACTCAGTTTGTGAAAGCCGTATCTGAACTCCAGAGTGAG TTAAAGTACAAAGGTGCCGGGAAGAAAGAACGTTCCACTTCTCTCTACGCCACCTTACCAGAGACACTGGAGACCCAACACGCCAAGGAGGCTTCCCAGCTACAGAGTGAG CTGAAGTACAAGGCAGGACTGAAAAAGAGCTTGTCTTCCAATGTTTATTCTACGCTGCACGAAACTATTGATACTCATTTTGCAAAACAACAGTCAGCTATGCAGAGCGAG AACAAGTATAAAGAAGATACTAAGGAGAACTCCTTCAACCTCTACTCTCTACTGCCAGAGACAGCAGAAACACAGTTTGCAAAGCAGATGTCAGACATGCAGAGTGAG gcaaaatacaaaatatcagGCAAAAAAGAGGCCTCTACATCTCTCTACTCCACCTTACCAGAGACACTGGAGACCCAGCACGCCAAAGAGGCTTCCCAGCTACAGAGTGAG CTCAAGTACAAAGATGAGAAAGTCTCCTCTGGTTCAGCCTACTCACAGCTTCCTGAGACGATGGAGACAGTGAGAGCTCGGGAGCTCACGGAGTTGCAGAGCGAG ATCAAATACAAAGAGAGGGGCAAGAAGGACATCTCAGCATCCCTGTACACCTTACTCCCAGAGACCAGAGAGATCCAGTTTGCCAGAGAAATGTCAGAGCTACAGAGCCAG aataaatacaaaaaagaaggaaaaagggGTATCTCGACGTGTGTTTACTCTCAGCTACCCGAAACCCCAGAGACTCAGTTTGTGAAAGCCGTATCTGAACTCCAGAGTGAG ACGAAGTACAAAGAAACAGGGAAAAAAGAACTGTCCACTTCTCTCTACTCCACCTTACCAGAGACTATGGAGACACAACACGCCAAAGAGGCTTCCCAGGTGCAGAGTGAG TTGATGTACAAGAAAGGCCTGAAAATGGACACCTCCCTCAGTCTCTATTCTACCCTGCCAGAAACAATTGAAACTAATTTTGCGAAACGACAGTCAGCGATGCAGAGCGAG AACAAGTATAAAGAAGATACTAAGGAGAACTCCTTCAACCTCTACTCTCTACTGCcagaaacaacagaaacacagttTGCAAAGCAAATGTCTGAACTGCAGAGTGAG ACAAAGTACAAAGAAGCAGGGAAGAAAGAGAATTCTACATCTCTCTATGCCACCTTACCAGAAACACTGGAGACCCAGCACGCCAAGGAGGCTTCCCAGCTACAGAGTGAG CTCAAGTACAAAGATGAGAAAGTGTCCTCTGGTTCGGCTTACTCTCACCTCCCTGAGACGATGGAGATAGCTAGAGCTCGGGAGCTCACGGAGTTGCAGAGCGAG CTCAAGTACAAAGAGAGCGGGAAGAAGAGTATCTCCCAAAGTGTATATTCTGTGCTAGCAGATACCATGGAGACCCAATTTGTCAAAAATGTGTCTGAACTGCAAAGTCAG ACGAAGTACAAAAAGGCCGGAAAGAATAATGCAAAGACTCTCTACTCTGTGATGCCAGAGACTCTGGAGACCCAGCATGCCAAGCAAGTCTCCCAGCTCCAGAGCCAG CTCAAATATAAGGAAGATGGGAGAAAGGAGATGTCCAGTTCTCTTTACTCTGTCCTCCCAGAGACAGTAGAGTCTCAGTTAGCTAAAGAGAACTCTGAGATGCTGAGTGAG AGGAGGTATAAAAAGGGCTGCAAAAACGAGATATCCTCAAGCCTCTACTCGCTGCTCCCGGAAACAGCCGACACTCAGTTTGCTAAACAGATGTCGGAACTCCAGAGTGAG GTAAATTACAAAAAAGACACACAAGAACTGCGGGATACTTTTTATGCACAATTGCCTGAAACCATGGAGACCTTGTTTGCAAAGGAAATGTCGCAAGAAATATCTCAG GCCAAGTACAAGGAGGCAGGAAAGCAACAGTTCACCAGTTCTCTCTACTCCAAGCTACCAGAGACTTTGGAGACCCAGCACGCAAAAGAGGCTTCTCAGCTACAGAGCGAG AATAAGTATAAAGAAGGATGGAAGAAGGACATTTCAACCTCCTTGTATTCTCAACTTCCTGACACAAAAGAGATCCAGTTTGCCAGAGCGCTTACAGAGCTCCAGAGTGAG AACAAGTACAAAGAAGACAGTAAAAAGACCCTTTCAACAAGTGTTTATTCTCAACTAGTAGAGACCAAGGAAATAGAGTTTGTGAAAGCTGTTTCTGAACTCCAGAGTGAG AACAAGTATAAGGAGGAAGGAAAAAAGCAAGTATTCAGCTCACTGTACGCCACCTTGCCAGAGACTATGGAGACCCAACATGCCAAAGAGGCTTCTCAGCTACAGAGTGAG CATAAATATAAGGAAGGTGGCAAGAAGGACATGTCCGGTTCTCTGTATTCCCTGCTTCCGGAAACGACAGAGACCCGGCTAGCCAAAGAGCATTGTGATATTTATAGCCAG gtGAAATACAAAGAGGATGCTGTAAAGGAGCATTGCACAAATCTTTATTCCTTGCTGCCAGAAACAACTGATACAGAATTTGCCAAACGGCAATCAGAGTTCCTAAGTGag caaaaTTACAAAAGTGACACTCAGGACCTTTCCGGTTGCTTGTACGCCCTGCTGCCTGAAACCATGGAAACTAAGTTTGCTAAAGAGATGTCTCTAGAAATATCTCAG TCTAAATACAAGGAGGCTGGGAAAAAAGAGGCCTCTACATCTCTCTACTCCACCTTACCAGAGACACTGGAGACACAGCACGCCAAGGAGGCTTCCCAGCTACAGAGTGAG ACCAAGTACAAGGAGAGTGGAAAAGTGATCCAGTCCACCAGTTTGTACTCCCAGCTCCCACAGACTGCAGAGATCCAGTTCGCAGCCAAAGTCTCTGACCTTCAAAGCGAG AACAAGTACAAAAAGGATGGTAAGAAGAGGATATCTACTTGCCTGTACTCTCAACTACCAGAAACCAATGAGACCCAGTTTGTGAAGGCTGTGTCAGAGCTCCAGAGTGAG ACCAAATATAAAAAAGCAGGGAGAAAAGAGGCCTCTAGTTGCCTCTATGCCCTGCTACCAGAGACTATGGAGACACAGCACGCCAAAGAGGCTTCTCAGCTGCAAAGTGAG AATAAGTACAAAGGAGGTGtgaagaaaaaggaaaatgcGACATGCCTGTACTCACAACTGCCAGAGACCACAGAGATTGAGTTTGCTAAAACAATGACAGAACGTCAGAGTGAG AATAAGTACAAACAGAAAAGTAAACAGGAGGTATCCAGTAGCATTTTCTCCCAGCTTCCGGAGACAAAGGAAATAGAGTTTGCCAAACAGATTTCAGAAATGCAGAGTGag aataAGTACAAAGAAGCTGGAAGAAAGGAGATGGCCAactctctctactctcttaTGCCTCAGACCAGTGAGATACAGCATGCGAAAGAGCTCTCCCATCTCTACAGCGAG AAAAGCTACAAGGAAGAGGTCAGGAAGGATTCAGGCCATAGTCTGTACTCCCAGATGCCCCAGACCATCGAGACTGCATTTGCAAAGGAAGTGGCCAGACACCAGAGTGAT aAACTGTATAAAGAGAAGTACAACGCAGAGAAGGGCAAGTCAAGTTACATCACCATGGAGACCTTACCGGAAGTCTCCCACgctatggatataaacaaacagcagAGTGAA GTAAACTACCGGACAGGTAGGAAGGACCTCCACAGTTTCACCACGTTGGCCGACAGACCTGACATCCTGAAAGCCAAACAGGCCACTGAACTGGCTAGCGAT GTGGCCTATCGAAGGAAAACTAAGCCTGAAATCTATGTCGACGTCCTGGGAAGGTCTGATATCGAGCACGCCAAAGTGGCCTCCAAACTTGCCAGTCAG GTGCAGTACAAGGAGAAGTTTGAGAAGGAGTTCAAAGGTCAGAAGCCCCAGTACAACCCCAGCGAGTGTGTGTCCTTCAAACACACGCAGGCCGCCAATACCCTCGCCAGCCAG GTGAAGTATAAGACCAACCAGAACCAAGTGACAGAGGGATCCCCAGATCTGCCCAACCTGCTTCACCTCGAGCACGTCCTACACGCCAGCAAGCTGCAGAGCAAC GTGGAGTACAAGAAGAAGTATGAGCTGTCTAAAGGACACTACCATGATGCCCTGGACACAGCGGAACAGCTCCACCACAGGCAAAATGCAGTACTGCACAGTCAG GTGAAATACAAGGAGGAGTACGAGAGGAACAAAGGCAGGTCGCAGATGGAGTTTGTGGACACACAGTCTTACAGGGTATCCAAAGAGGCTCAGAAAATACAAAGCGAG AGAGAGTACAGGAAGGAGTATGATGAACACATAAGGGGCAAAGCCTTAGTGGACGCTGACCTGACCCCTGGCTACCTGACTGCCCGCCACGCCAGCAATGTCCTGAGTGAG AAGGAGTACAGGAGGGAGGGACTGGAAGTGAAGGAGCGAGGGCTTTCGGGGCTGGGATTGGAGGACACACCGGACCTCATCCGGGCTAAAAACGCCAGTCATATCCTCAGTGAG AAAGAGTACCGCAAGGACCTGGAGAATGAGATCGTGGGCAAAGGCATGGAGATCAGTGGCGACGTGCTGGAAATGCAGAGAGCCAAGAAAGCCACCGAGCTAACCAGCCAA GCCTCCTACAAGCAGACGGCCCAGCTGAGGGAGCATTCGTATGGTGCTGTGACGGACACACCAGAACTGCTGCACGCGGCCTACCTGAAGGACGTGTACAGCCAG AAGAAGTACAAGGATGAAGCAGAGAAGATGAGGGGTTCGTATGGGTTCGACGGCAccgagatggagagagtgaagaaCAACCAGAGAAACATCAGCTCA TGTCGCTACACATGGGACTCAAAGCTACACAGAAGCCTGGTGTCTTCTGTCACCGACACTCCGGAAATCATCCTCGCTCGGGAGAACACAAAGAAAATCAGCGAT GTGAAGTAcagagagggggtggggagTGGGACGCCAGTCATGGAGACCCTTGACATGGAGAGGGTCCGTAGGAACCAAGAGAACATCAGTTCG TGTCGCTACACATGGGACTCAAAGCTACACAGAAGCCTGATGTCTTCTGTCACAGACACTCCGGAAATCATCCTCGCTCGGGAGAACACAAAGAAAATCAGCGAT GTGAAGTAcagagagggggtggggagTGGGACGCCAGTCATGGAGACCCTTGACATGGAGAGGGTCCGTAGGAACCAAGAGAACATCAGTTCG GTGAAGTATAAAAAGCCTCTCCAGTCGTCCAGTGTGGGAGTAACGCCAGAGTTAGAGAGAGTCCGTCAGAATCAGGACAACGTCAGCTCG